The following are from one region of the Coccinella septempunctata chromosome 7, icCocSept1.1, whole genome shotgun sequence genome:
- the LOC123316967 gene encoding uncharacterized protein LOC123316967 produces MTTIHKKGSKLVCDNFRGNAVLGTISRVYGRLLSERIEAEFYDMEAEEQAGFRAGRSTIDHLFALTHVIEKKRAMNQEEHLLYVDLKKAYDSVPEQKLWESLEETNISITLIKAIQETYKNNSCRIKRGQRV; encoded by the coding sequence ATGACAACAATCCATAAAAAGGGAAGTAAGTTGGTTTGTGACAACTTTCGAGGTAATGCCGTACTCGGCACCATCTCGAGAGTATACGGTAGATTACTTTCGGAGAGGATTGAAGCGGAGTTCTATGATATGGAAGCCGAGGAACAAGCAGGCTTTAGAGCGGGTAGGTCAACCATTGATCATCTATTCGCCCTAACGCATGTAATAGAAAAAAAGAGGGCGATGAACCAGGAGGAACACCTTCTTTACGTAGACCTCAAAAAAGCGTATGATAGTGTACCTGAGCAAAAACTTTGGGAATCTTTGGAAGAAACCAATATCAGTATAACCCTCATTAAGGCCATCCAAGAAACATATAAAAACAACAGTTGTCGAATAAAAAGAGGTCAAAGAGTGTAG